In Aliamphritea ceti, a single window of DNA contains:
- the phoU gene encoding phosphate signaling complex protein PhoU encodes MTYEQDHHSTHISQQFNDELEQVRTELLTMGGIVERQVTDAIEALIEGDAELAEQARKNDQIINDMELMIDEQCTRIIARRQPAAADLRLIIAISKTISDLERMGDEASRICRHAIELADENGKGRGYQEVRHIGNLVRQMLQDCLTAFARSDAEMAYKVAKKDKSVDQEYRTAMRTLVTFMMEDPRSISNVMNVIWVLRSLERIGDHTCNMAEHLIYLVSGTDVRHSSLSDIKKTVRQHDADEKNS; translated from the coding sequence ATGACATACGAACAGGATCACCACAGCACGCATATTTCCCAGCAGTTCAACGATGAACTGGAGCAGGTCCGTACCGAACTGCTGACAATGGGTGGCATTGTTGAGCGTCAGGTTACTGACGCGATTGAAGCACTGATCGAGGGCGATGCCGAACTGGCTGAGCAAGCCCGTAAGAATGATCAGATCATCAATGATATGGAACTGATGATCGATGAACAGTGCACCCGGATCATCGCCCGTCGCCAGCCAGCCGCTGCCGATCTGCGACTTATCATTGCTATCAGCAAAACCATCAGCGATCTGGAACGCATGGGTGACGAAGCTAGCCGTATTTGCCGCCATGCAATCGAACTGGCTGATGAAAACGGTAAAGGCCGTGGTTATCAGGAAGTTCGCCACATTGGCAATCTGGTTCGCCAGATGCTTCAGGACTGCCTGACGGCGTTTGCCCGCAGCGACGCGGAAATGGCCTACAAAGTCGCCAAGAAAGATAAGTCCGTGGATCAGGAATACCGCACAGCTATGCGTACTCTGGTAACTTTCATGATGGAAGATCCACGCTCAATCTCAAACGTCATGAACGTGATCTGGGTTCTGCGTAGCCTGGAGCGTATTGGCGATCACACCTGTAACATGGCGGAGCATCTGATTTATCTGGTAAGCGGCACCGACGTACGTCACAGCAGCCTCAGTGATATCAAGAAAACCGTACGTCAGCACGATGCTGACGAGAAAAACAGCTAA
- a CDS encoding GGDEF domain-containing protein, translating into MADYIVYGDLNCPFSYALHELLSSHNLLSQVEWRLVEHTANISSYASATESMSETASDIFDIRNRIPDISITLPPNRSDSYFPSLCVIAIEQMKPNGVSCFRQALYRNLWIEGKDIADTPVIFNALESCNLTTEIEANEACEAILQDWQAQWEAGNFGLRTPAILSSDGRRMVGLQNYQNIIEFFQGQTVESPDHQPTSQHKERQTIAVYGQEACNKLWNVLSMLRDNYNLLLPQSWPALKEQLISTDHCPDLVLIHQPVEDNNLAERCLELNHYLREKQIPLACIGPELDDTLEASLYDAGTADYLLEHRNPAIIQARIGILLQLKRSHDLLARAASIDNLTQVYNRREFERTLEMEWRRSQRSKQSLSLILLDIDYFKAYNDHYGHLNGDNCLRQVAKAIKDSARRVQDIVSRYGGEEFCILLPETDLAGAQKLAENIRDNINRLAIPHTGDLADKVTASLGISTLLPANGSSPRALIEQADQALYKAKSAGRNQVMVFNQRR; encoded by the coding sequence ATGGCTGACTATATCGTTTACGGCGACTTAAACTGTCCTTTCAGCTATGCACTGCATGAATTACTCAGTAGCCACAATCTGTTGTCTCAGGTTGAATGGCGGCTGGTCGAGCACACCGCCAATATCAGCAGCTATGCCAGTGCCACAGAAAGCATGTCGGAAACGGCCAGCGACATCTTTGACATCCGTAACCGCATCCCGGATATATCCATCACCTTACCCCCTAACCGCAGCGACAGTTATTTTCCAAGCTTGTGCGTGATTGCGATTGAGCAAATGAAACCCAACGGGGTGTCCTGCTTTCGGCAGGCTCTGTACCGCAACCTGTGGATTGAAGGTAAGGACATTGCAGATACGCCAGTGATATTCAATGCGCTGGAAAGCTGTAACCTGACCACCGAGATTGAAGCGAACGAGGCCTGTGAAGCTATCCTGCAGGACTGGCAGGCACAGTGGGAAGCCGGTAACTTCGGACTGCGTACTCCGGCAATTCTCAGCAGCGATGGCCGGCGTATGGTGGGCTTACAAAACTACCAGAATATTATCGAATTCTTTCAGGGTCAGACCGTCGAAAGCCCTGATCACCAGCCGACATCACAACACAAAGAGCGCCAGACTATTGCCGTCTATGGACAGGAAGCCTGTAACAAGCTCTGGAATGTATTGTCGATGCTGCGGGATAACTACAATTTGCTATTGCCGCAGTCATGGCCGGCACTCAAAGAACAGCTGATATCGACCGACCACTGCCCGGATTTAGTCCTGATTCATCAGCCAGTAGAAGATAACAACCTGGCGGAACGCTGCCTCGAGCTGAACCACTACCTGCGGGAAAAACAGATTCCACTAGCCTGTATAGGCCCGGAACTGGACGACACTCTGGAAGCGTCTCTGTATGACGCCGGTACTGCAGACTATCTGCTTGAACATCGTAACCCGGCCATCATTCAGGCGCGTATCGGCATTCTGCTACAGCTGAAACGTTCTCATGATCTGCTCGCCCGCGCGGCCAGCATCGATAATCTGACCCAGGTATATAACCGGCGTGAATTCGAACGTACTCTGGAAATGGAATGGCGACGCAGCCAGCGCTCTAAACAGAGTCTGTCCCTGATCCTGCTGGATATCGATTACTTCAAAGCCTATAACGATCACTACGGGCACCTGAACGGTGACAACTGCCTGCGTCAGGTTGCTAAAGCTATTAAAGATTCAGCCCGGCGGGTACAGGATATTGTCAGCCGTTACGGCGGGGAAGAATTTTGTATTCTGCTACCGGAAACAGACCTGGCTGGCGCCCAAAAACTGGCTGAAAATATTCGCGATAACATTAACCGGTTGGCCATCCCTCACACCGGCGACCTCGCCGATAAAGTAACTGCCAGTTTAGGAATTTCGACGTTATTACCGGCGAATGGCAGCTCCCCCAGAGCCTTAATCGAACAGGCGGACCAGGCGCTATACAAGGCTAAATCTGCAGGTCGTAATCAGGTAATGGTGTTTAACCAGCGTCGTTAA
- a CDS encoding DUF6500 family protein — protein MQSKGTDVGLSFYAFFANKNDDPELLMEAATWWIQRHQLDHFEKAHKIKAMVEQSL, from the coding sequence ATGCAGTCAAAAGGTACAGATGTAGGGCTGTCTTTTTATGCATTTTTTGCCAATAAAAATGATGATCCTGAGTTGCTGATGGAAGCCGCAACCTGGTGGATTCAGCGCCATCAGCTGGATCATTTTGAAAAAGCCCACAAGATTAAAGCAATGGTAGAACAATCGCTCTGA
- a CDS encoding DUF1415 domain-containing protein, translated as MNTTFQDKRPDDVRQLTEDWVRSMVVGLNLCPFAAPVLKDQSLRFFVSEATTEKQLTVDYLQELDNLMQADEKDISTTLLIAPYMLADFYDYLDMLTEFEILLERAELEGVLQLASFHPGYLFGGVPADDISHWTNRAPYPTFHIIREAQMSRALTSFKNPEDIPERNIQRLEKLGRDGLIKRFPPFADYC; from the coding sequence ATGAATACTACTTTTCAAGATAAGCGTCCTGACGATGTGCGTCAGCTGACCGAAGACTGGGTCCGCAGCATGGTTGTCGGACTGAATTTATGCCCTTTTGCGGCTCCTGTCCTAAAAGATCAGAGCTTGCGTTTCTTTGTTTCTGAAGCCACCACTGAGAAACAGCTGACGGTGGACTATCTGCAGGAGCTGGATAACTTAATGCAGGCGGATGAAAAAGATATTTCCACGACCTTACTCATCGCGCCTTATATGCTGGCTGATTTCTACGATTATCTAGATATGCTGACAGAGTTCGAAATTCTGTTAGAAAGAGCTGAACTGGAAGGTGTATTGCAGCTGGCCAGCTTTCATCCGGGGTATCTGTTTGGTGGGGTGCCTGCTGATGATATCAGTCACTGGACTAACCGGGCGCCGTATCCGACTTTTCATATTATCCGTGAGGCGCAAATGAGCCGGGCGTTAACCAGCTTTAAAAATCCTGAAGATATTCCTGAGCGAAATATCCAGCGGCTGGAAAAGCTTGGCCGGGACGGGCTTATAAAACGTTTTCCGCCCTTTGCTGATTATTGCTGA
- a CDS encoding chorismate--pyruvate lyase family protein: MPIPSALNDNSFDVRWYTLRRPASTDAPLCWRKWLLDPGSLTQRLVSLSQGDFRVEVIRQGWYHPTRSEAKALGMRPRQLAIIREVQLIGNGQPWVFARSVIPATTLTGKQRELNFIGSRSLGTILFRDPTMQRGPLKVSRLKIQDGDSTWARRSLFYLSNKPLLVSEVFLPALLEAQNTNPQA, translated from the coding sequence GTGCCAATACCTTCAGCCCTGAATGACAACAGCTTCGACGTTCGCTGGTATACCCTGCGCCGTCCAGCCAGTACCGACGCACCTTTGTGCTGGCGCAAATGGTTGCTGGATCCGGGTTCGCTGACTCAGCGGCTGGTCAGTCTCAGCCAGGGCGATTTCCGGGTAGAAGTTATCCGCCAGGGCTGGTATCACCCCACCCGCTCAGAAGCTAAAGCACTTGGTATGCGGCCACGCCAGCTAGCTATTATTCGGGAAGTCCAGTTAATCGGTAATGGTCAGCCATGGGTATTTGCCCGCTCTGTCATACCGGCAACCACTCTTACCGGCAAACAACGGGAACTCAATTTTATTGGTAGCCGTTCACTGGGCACAATTCTGTTCCGGGATCCGACAATGCAACGGGGCCCTTTAAAAGTCAGCCGGCTCAAAATTCAGGATGGCGACTCAACCTGGGCACGCCGCTCCCTGTTTTATCTGAGTAATAAGCCGCTACTGGTATCCGAAGTATTCCTGCCAGCGCTACTTGAAGCACAAAATACAAATCCACAGGCCTAA
- the ubiA gene encoding 4-hydroxybenzoate octaprenyltransferase has protein sequence MSKQFFSKDRLNAYGQLMRVEKPIGTYLLLWPALWALWIAAEGVPSLHLLVIFCLGTFLMRSAGCVINDFADRKIDGHVKRTALRPIPAGRATAKEALALFFVLIGLAFVLVLFTNTQTILLSFGGAFLAALYPFMKRYTHLPQIVLGMAFAWAVPMAFSATSETVPPYAWLIYTATVLWTTAYDTKYAMVDRDDDLKIGVKSTAILFGDADKFIVGILQVLTLLTFILLGQQLEMGKYYFLSLLVMTGCFIWQQWLIRHRQRDKCFQAFLNNHYAGMALFIGIALDYWLTV, from the coding sequence ATGAGCAAACAGTTTTTCAGCAAAGACCGCCTCAATGCCTACGGCCAACTTATGCGGGTCGAAAAACCGATTGGCACTTATCTGCTCTTATGGCCGGCACTCTGGGCACTGTGGATTGCCGCTGAAGGTGTACCAAGCCTGCATCTACTGGTAATTTTTTGCCTGGGTACATTCCTGATGCGCTCGGCAGGCTGTGTGATTAATGATTTTGCTGACCGGAAAATTGATGGCCACGTAAAACGTACCGCCCTACGGCCGATTCCTGCTGGCAGAGCCACCGCTAAAGAAGCCTTAGCGCTGTTCTTTGTGCTTATTGGCCTGGCCTTTGTATTAGTCCTGTTTACCAATACTCAAACCATACTGCTATCTTTCGGCGGCGCTTTTCTAGCCGCCCTGTATCCCTTTATGAAACGCTATACTCACCTGCCACAAATTGTGCTGGGTATGGCTTTTGCCTGGGCAGTCCCTATGGCGTTCAGCGCCACCAGCGAGACTGTTCCACCTTATGCCTGGCTGATTTACACCGCTACTGTGCTCTGGACAACCGCCTACGATACTAAATATGCCATGGTAGACCGGGACGATGATTTGAAGATAGGCGTGAAATCCACTGCTATTCTGTTCGGTGATGCCGACAAATTTATTGTCGGCATTCTGCAGGTATTGACCCTGCTAACCTTTATTTTGCTGGGCCAGCAATTAGAGATGGGTAAATACTACTTCCTGAGTTTGCTGGTCATGACAGGTTGTTTTATCTGGCAACAATGGCTCATCAGACACCGCCAGCGGGATAAATGTTTTCAGGCTTTTTTAAACAATCACTATGCCGGCATGGCACTCTTTATCGGCATCGCACTAGACTATTGGCTAACAGTCTAA
- the phoB gene encoding phosphate regulon transcriptional regulator PhoB → MSSNKRILIVDDEAPIREMIAVALEMAGYECIEAESAQAAHSIVLDDKPDMVLLDWMMPGISGVEFARRLRKDEVTADIPIIMLTAKGDEDHKIKGLESGIDDYITKPFSPRELVARLKTVLRRATPKGIEEPITVDSLTLDPVSHRVSSELKPLELGPTEFRLLQFFMTHQDRAYSRSQLLDMVWGGNVYVEERTVDVHIRRLRKALGDRHEYLIQTVRGTGYRFSSQVA, encoded by the coding sequence ATGTCATCCAATAAGCGAATACTGATCGTCGATGATGAAGCCCCTATCCGGGAAATGATAGCGGTTGCATTAGAAATGGCCGGCTACGAATGCATTGAAGCGGAATCCGCTCAGGCTGCCCACAGCATCGTTCTGGATGATAAGCCAGATATGGTTCTGCTGGACTGGATGATGCCAGGCATCAGCGGTGTAGAATTTGCCCGCCGGTTGCGCAAAGATGAAGTAACAGCCGATATTCCTATTATCATGCTAACCGCCAAAGGCGACGAGGATCACAAGATTAAAGGTCTTGAATCCGGTATTGATGATTACATTACTAAGCCTTTCTCACCCCGTGAACTGGTTGCACGTCTGAAAACAGTACTGCGCCGTGCAACGCCAAAAGGCATCGAAGAGCCTATCACTGTCGACAGCCTGACACTCGACCCTGTTTCTCACCGGGTAAGCTCTGAACTGAAACCTCTTGAACTCGGCCCTACCGAATTCCGCCTGTTACAGTTTTTCATGACCCATCAGGACCGCGCTTATTCGCGCAGCCAGCTGTTGGATATGGTCTGGGGTGGCAATGTTTACGTAGAGGAACGTACCGTCGATGTACATATCCGTCGGCTACGTAAAGCTCTGGGCGACCGTCATGAGTACCTGATCCAAACCGTGCGCGGCACCGGTTACAGATTCTCATCGCAAGTTGCTTAA
- the phoR gene encoding phosphate regulon sensor histidine kinase PhoR has protein sequence MYNSNHSISGSLFLTTLIGVVLGLVIGYPGWTVAILLFGWGLVQVKEFARLQEWLTKGDRSDVPESNGHWGELFDEMAREQKRNQSRNQSLRNIITRFQQSSAALGDGIVIIDRDNNLEWWNRSADRLLGLKVQTDRGRSVMNLLRDPRFIRYYRKENYEEPLQLSSPIDDQVALEYQLTKFGFGDRILVARDITRINQLEQTRQDFVANASHELRTPLTVIRGYLETYLDQDLPAPLRRGLNQMAKQSKRMENLVSGLLLLSRLEASPHISDELPLPIQSIINKIADDARSLGKDKNQTIKLEVDPDHNLLGQESEIYSAFSNLVFNAVRYTPADGNITIRWWVDKNGAHFAVKDNGPGIDSIHIDRLSERFYRVDESRSSDSGGTGLGLAIVKHVLNRHGGKLAIKSTLGKGSTFSCHFPKELINQVKHTVAEEIDELDDD, from the coding sequence ATGTACAACAGTAACCATTCAATCTCTGGCAGTTTATTTTTAACCACCCTGATCGGCGTAGTGCTCGGTCTGGTGATTGGTTATCCGGGCTGGACAGTCGCGATTCTGTTGTTCGGCTGGGGGCTGGTACAGGTTAAAGAATTCGCCCGCCTGCAAGAATGGCTGACAAAAGGTGACCGTTCTGATGTACCGGAAAGCAACGGCCACTGGGGTGAGCTGTTTGACGAAATGGCCCGGGAGCAGAAACGTAATCAGTCCCGCAATCAGTCACTGCGTAACATCATAACCCGCTTTCAGCAGTCCTCAGCGGCACTGGGAGACGGTATTGTCATCATCGACAGGGATAACAACCTGGAATGGTGGAACCGTTCAGCAGACCGTTTGCTGGGCCTTAAGGTACAAACAGACCGTGGCCGTTCAGTCATGAACTTGCTACGAGACCCCCGTTTTATCCGTTATTACCGCAAAGAAAACTACGAAGAGCCACTGCAGTTATCGTCACCAATCGACGATCAGGTTGCGCTCGAGTACCAACTGACCAAATTCGGATTCGGCGACCGGATCCTGGTCGCCCGGGATATCACCCGTATTAACCAGCTGGAACAAACCCGGCAGGACTTTGTGGCAAACGCATCCCACGAACTGCGGACCCCTTTAACGGTTATCCGCGGTTATCTCGAAACCTATCTCGATCAGGATCTGCCGGCACCTCTGCGACGTGGTCTGAACCAGATGGCCAAGCAGTCTAAACGGATGGAGAATCTGGTATCAGGCCTGTTATTGCTATCCCGCCTGGAAGCCAGCCCACACATCTCTGACGAGCTGCCGTTACCTATACAGTCAATAATTAACAAAATCGCTGACGATGCCCGTAGCCTTGGCAAAGATAAAAATCAGACCATTAAGCTGGAAGTTGATCCTGACCATAATCTGCTGGGGCAGGAATCAGAGATTTACAGTGCTTTCTCGAATCTGGTATTTAACGCCGTTCGTTATACACCGGCAGATGGCAATATTACGATTCGCTGGTGGGTCGATAAAAATGGCGCCCACTTTGCAGTTAAAGATAACGGACCGGGAATCGACAGCATTCATATCGACCGATTGTCCGAGCGCTTCTACCGGGTAGATGAAAGCCGTTCATCAGATAGCGGCGGCACGGGACTTGGTCTGGCAATCGTTAAACACGTACTCAACCGTCACGGTGGCAAGCTGGCAATTAAGAGTACACTGGGTAAAGGCAGTACGTTTAGTTGTCATTTCCCTAAAGAGCTTATCAATCAGGTTAAACATACGGTTGCTGAAGAAATAGACGAGCTGGACGACGACTAA
- the mltA gene encoding murein transglycosylase A produces the protein MAVSIVFRHRVQQALRLTALVALTALAGCSFAPKEAGIGEAVSWQSLDGWQKDQQAEVWPGLLLQCNKLRKKSADWQRICTAADQLDNPNNQQARVFFEKHFQVYRINGTEGRKDGLITGYYTPLLYGSLQKSERYSYPLYQKPADMLGIQVKSCADRSARCRGRVIGDQVMPYYSRAEIDGPGQPLAGQELLWVDDPNAAFFLHIQGSGVIQLDTGELVSVGYKDQNGHAYKPIGRVLVDNGEVAREDISLDSINQWLETNPQRADWLKNQNPSYVFFYLSDKTESGPRGSLNVPLTNERSVAVDRKIIPLGTPLWLSTTLFDNSDYQRLVLAQDTGGAIKGPVRADVFFGRGERAKRLAGHMKQSGELFALLPKPR, from the coding sequence ATGGCAGTAAGCATCGTATTCAGACACCGTGTTCAGCAGGCATTACGCCTGACCGCTTTGGTTGCTTTAACCGCATTGGCTGGGTGCAGTTTTGCACCTAAAGAAGCCGGTATAGGTGAGGCTGTCAGCTGGCAGTCACTGGACGGTTGGCAAAAAGATCAGCAGGCCGAGGTCTGGCCAGGGCTGTTATTGCAATGTAATAAACTGCGTAAGAAATCCGCTGACTGGCAGCGTATATGTACGGCGGCGGATCAGCTTGATAACCCGAACAATCAGCAGGCACGGGTGTTCTTTGAAAAGCACTTTCAGGTGTACCGGATTAACGGTACCGAAGGCCGTAAAGATGGTCTGATTACCGGGTATTACACGCCGCTATTATATGGCAGCCTGCAAAAATCGGAGCGTTATTCATATCCTCTCTATCAGAAGCCTGCGGATATGCTGGGTATTCAGGTTAAGAGTTGTGCGGACCGTTCTGCCCGTTGTCGTGGCAGGGTAATTGGCGATCAGGTTATGCCTTATTACAGCCGTGCGGAAATTGACGGGCCTGGGCAGCCTTTGGCGGGCCAGGAGTTGCTTTGGGTTGATGATCCGAATGCGGCATTCTTTCTGCATATTCAGGGCTCAGGTGTGATTCAGCTGGATACCGGAGAGCTGGTGAGTGTTGGTTATAAAGATCAGAATGGCCATGCCTATAAGCCGATTGGCCGGGTTTTGGTTGATAACGGAGAAGTCGCCCGGGAAGATATTTCTCTGGATTCGATTAATCAGTGGTTAGAGACAAATCCACAGCGGGCCGACTGGCTGAAAAATCAAAATCCAAGTTATGTGTTCTTTTATTTGTCGGACAAGACTGAAAGTGGCCCGCGGGGTTCTCTGAATGTGCCGCTGACGAATGAACGCAGTGTGGCGGTTGACCGTAAAATTATACCGTTGGGCACGCCGTTATGGTTGAGCACGACACTGTTTGATAACTCTGATTATCAGCGGCTGGTGCTGGCACAGGACACCGGCGGAGCGATTAAAGGCCCGGTACGGGCTGATGTATTCTTTGGCCGGGGTGAAAGGGCAAAACGACTGGCGGGGCATATGAAGCAGTCCGGTGAGTTATTTGCGCTGTTACCTAAGCCGCGATAG
- the cysZ gene encoding sulfate transporter CysZ, producing the protein MKGNPFRGAGYFIRGVSMLPEKGIRQFVLVPLLINIFLFAGAIWLLFDQMSVWIDYLLSTMLPDWAWLDFLRYLLWPLVAGSVLVIVYFSFSVVANIIAAPFNGILSEKVEQRLRGVVVTDTGWAAIIAMVPQAVGREISKLMYYLPRFLLLLVIAMIPVVGLVAPILWFLFGCWMMAIQYCDYPMDNNKVSFTDMRVALKQKRFTSLGFGGLVSLGMMIPLVNLLIMPAAVIGATIYWVEEYADEPLGLQQGRSSGNDPRLT; encoded by the coding sequence ATGAAGGGCAATCCTTTCCGCGGTGCAGGTTACTTTATTCGCGGTGTCAGTATGTTACCGGAAAAAGGTATTCGGCAATTTGTGCTGGTGCCGTTACTGATCAATATTTTTCTGTTTGCCGGGGCTATCTGGCTGTTATTTGATCAGATGAGTGTCTGGATTGATTACTTACTGTCCACCATGCTGCCCGACTGGGCATGGCTGGATTTCCTGCGTTATTTGCTCTGGCCACTGGTGGCCGGTTCAGTGCTGGTGATTGTGTATTTCAGTTTCAGCGTAGTGGCGAATATTATCGCGGCACCTTTTAATGGGATTCTGTCAGAAAAAGTCGAGCAACGTTTACGGGGTGTGGTGGTCACCGATACTGGCTGGGCGGCGATTATTGCTATGGTGCCGCAGGCAGTTGGCCGGGAAATCTCGAAACTGATGTATTACCTGCCACGGTTTTTATTACTGCTCGTAATTGCCATGATTCCGGTGGTGGGTTTGGTTGCCCCGATACTCTGGTTCCTGTTCGGTTGCTGGATGATGGCTATTCAGTACTGTGATTACCCGATGGATAACAATAAGGTCAGCTTTACTGATATGCGTGTTGCGCTGAAACAAAAGCGTTTTACGTCGTTAGGCTTTGGTGGTCTGGTGTCACTGGGAATGATGATTCCGCTGGTTAACCTGTTAATTATGCCGGCTGCGGTTATTGGTGCGACTATCTACTGGGTTGAAGAGTATGCCGATGAGCCTTTGGGGTTACAGCAGGGCCGTTCCTCCGGTAATGATCCGCGACTAACCTAA
- a CDS encoding NADP-dependent oxidoreductase: MQAFVIHQFGGPEVLQYQPLPVPELKPGEVLVKTAAAGINPIDWKTCSGGGASAFIGNLPFVPGWEFSGTIVNGNGTQWQAADPVFGMIRFPEPAGCYAEYIAVPADQIARVPDIVELEEAGGLATASLTAWQALFDKGELKSGQCVLVLGAAGGVGHLAVQLAKWAGAHVLGTASMHNHEFLGDLGVDRVIDYQHKRLPEHAKDVDLIIDCIGGETGIEALQCLKPDGRLVTLPSVTKDIVAEAGKAQNRYVEAIRVAPSAAQLEQIIGLYADDILHLQMSGSYRPDQLDEAFELSATGHVCGKLVLSFT, from the coding sequence ATGCAGGCATTTGTTATTCATCAGTTCGGCGGTCCAGAAGTATTACAGTACCAGCCCTTACCGGTACCTGAACTCAAGCCCGGTGAAGTACTGGTTAAAACAGCAGCAGCCGGCATCAACCCTATTGACTGGAAAACCTGTTCTGGTGGTGGTGCAAGCGCATTTATCGGTAACCTGCCTTTTGTACCTGGCTGGGAGTTTTCCGGCACTATCGTCAATGGGAATGGCACCCAGTGGCAAGCCGCAGACCCTGTATTTGGCATGATTCGCTTCCCTGAGCCTGCAGGTTGCTATGCCGAATACATCGCCGTACCGGCAGATCAGATAGCCCGCGTACCGGATATAGTCGAGCTTGAAGAAGCAGGCGGTCTGGCCACGGCCAGCCTCACTGCATGGCAGGCGTTATTCGATAAAGGTGAACTGAAATCCGGCCAGTGTGTACTGGTTCTGGGTGCCGCCGGTGGCGTTGGCCATCTGGCTGTTCAGCTTGCTAAATGGGCAGGCGCGCACGTTCTGGGCACTGCCTCAATGCACAATCACGAATTTCTTGGCGACTTAGGTGTCGACCGTGTCATTGATTACCAGCACAAACGCCTGCCGGAACACGCGAAAGACGTCGATCTTATAATTGACTGTATCGGCGGCGAAACAGGCATTGAAGCACTCCAGTGTCTGAAGCCAGATGGCAGACTGGTAACTCTGCCATCAGTGACAAAAGACATCGTCGCTGAAGCAGGCAAAGCACAGAACCGGTACGTTGAAGCTATTCGGGTTGCCCCGAGCGCCGCACAGCTGGAACAGATTATCGGTCTTTATGCGGATGATATTCTGCACTTGCAGATGAGTGGCAGCTACCGGCCAGATCAGCTGGATGAAGCTTTTGAACTGAGCGCCACCGGACATGTATGTGGCAAACTGGTACTAAGTTTTACATAA
- a CDS encoding YjaG family protein gives MSQWMLEKEIKALESWQLTAFSVALTERMYPNFALFSRLLEFGDRDQVRQILDGVWNHLGNTGAKMNFEVQLGNIEANMPDLDEFDMYGASPALDAMVALFSCVSCLLDNSSAEAANIGNLSLECVATFVEVTAEPQLSDEEVMRLISNHDMILQEDAFQEEVIRRLQSVKQPNAKFIAELRELAANEGVSNIGVSDD, from the coding sequence ATGTCACAGTGGATGCTGGAAAAAGAGATTAAGGCACTGGAAAGCTGGCAGCTGACGGCCTTTTCTGTTGCGCTGACTGAGCGTATGTATCCGAATTTTGCGTTGTTTTCCCGCTTACTGGAGTTTGGCGACCGGGATCAGGTACGGCAAATTCTCGATGGTGTCTGGAATCACCTTGGTAATACCGGCGCGAAGATGAATTTTGAAGTTCAACTTGGCAATATCGAAGCGAATATGCCTGATCTGGATGAATTCGATATGTACGGTGCCTCTCCGGCGCTGGATGCCATGGTTGCGCTCTTTTCATGTGTTAGCTGTCTGCTGGATAACAGCAGTGCTGAAGCGGCAAATATTGGTAACCTGTCGCTGGAATGTGTGGCGACCTTTGTTGAAGTGACGGCCGAGCCTCAGCTTTCTGATGAAGAAGTGATGCGTCTGATCAGCAATCACGACATGATCCTGCAGGAAGACGCTTTCCAGGAAGAAGTCATTCGTAGATTGCAAAGTGTTAAACAGCCGAATGCTAAATTCATAGCAGAACTGCGTGAACTGGCCGCTAATGAAGGTGTCAGTAATATCGGCGTGAGCGACGACTAA
- a CDS encoding TRAP transporter small permease subunit, with protein MNNNFMVKAINCLDGLSECIGRTISWLTLAMVLVTFVVVVMRYVFETGNIQLQESVIYMHSFVFLLAAGYTLKHDGHVRVDIFYRPLGERGKAIINIIGTLLLLFPVAGFILWISWDYVAFSWKNLEGSQEAGGIEALFILKTTLIIMPTLMLLQGLAELMRSILVLTGDGHLLETDDLEHPL; from the coding sequence ATGAATAATAACTTCATGGTTAAAGCCATAAACTGTCTCGACGGTCTGAGTGAATGCATCGGCCGTACTATTTCCTGGCTGACACTGGCGATGGTGCTAGTCACCTTTGTTGTCGTTGTTATGCGTTATGTGTTCGAAACCGGCAACATCCAGTTACAGGAATCTGTGATCTACATGCACAGTTTTGTTTTCCTGCTGGCGGCTGGCTATACCCTGAAGCATGACGGCCATGTCCGGGTGGACATTTTTTACCGACCGCTGGGCGAACGCGGTAAAGCAATTATCAACATCATAGGTACCCTGCTACTGCTATTCCCGGTAGCAGGGTTTATTTTATGGATCTCCTGGGATTACGTAGCCTTCTCCTGGAAAAACCTGGAAGGTTCGCAGGAAGCTGGCGGAATTGAAGCACTGTTTATCCTCAAAACCACGCTTATTATCATGCCGACACTCATGCTTTTACAGGGACTTGCAGAGCTGATGCGCAGCATTTTGGTTCTTACCGGCGACGGCCACCTGCTAGAAACAGATGATCTGGAGCACCCGTTATGA